In one window of Aminivibrio pyruvatiphilus DNA:
- the gatC gene encoding Asp-tRNA(Asn)/Glu-tRNA(Gln) amidotransferase subunit GatC has translation MTISEKDVRHVAGLARLRVEEKEIEPLVRHFEAILGHFATLSRAREEGRLNLDGVDPFLFSEREVPPLREDEPIRSAVRNDVLEAAPERKDSFFVVPRILEEE, from the coding sequence ATGACGATCAGCGAAAAGGACGTTCGGCACGTGGCCGGTCTCGCCCGGCTGCGCGTGGAGGAGAAAGAAATAGAGCCCCTCGTGCGCCATTTTGAAGCCATCCTGGGCCATTTCGCCACCCTTTCCCGGGCACGGGAGGAAGGGCGGCTGAACCTCGACGGGGTGGACCCCTTTCTCTTTTCCGAGAGGGAAGTCCCTCCCCTGAGGGAGGACGAGCCCATCCGGTCCGCTGTCCGGAATGACGTACTGGAAGCCGCCCCGGAGCGGAAGGACAGCTTCTTTGTCGTTCCCCGGATTCTTGAGGAGGAGTAG
- the gatA gene encoding Asp-tRNA(Asn)/Glu-tRNA(Gln) amidotransferase subunit GatA — protein MELFALSAAEMVRGIKAKEYSASEVFASCLSRIEALEPELSALLALTAARGREEAARVDGMIARGDDPGPLAGVPVVLKDNMCLRGVPATCASRILEGWIPPYDAGVAELLAGAGAVFAGKANMDEFAMGSSTEFSAFHPTSNPWDIGRVPGGSSGGSAAAVAAGYAPLALGSDTGGSIRQPASYCGLYGLKPTYGLVSRWGLVAFASSLDQIGPFARTVEDLALLLSVIAAPDARDGTCSRRERPDYTAPPAAASLRGKRIAVVKELDAMRSSVDPEVRRVLENTLNLCREEGAEIVEVSLPVSLEFGLPCYYILAPAEASSNLARFDGVRYGLSCREDALLDLYLTTRGAGFGAEVKRRILTGTYVLSSGYYDAYYLTAQKVRSLMKAEFRKAFEGCDLIALPTAPTPAFKKGEMVDDPVRMYLADVFTLPVNLAELPALSLNGGFTGGENPLPVGVQFIAPQWGEPELLNAAAVLERGLGKAPIASLGTATEGGNAS, from the coding sequence ATGGAACTCTTTGCCCTCTCTGCCGCGGAGATGGTCCGCGGCATAAAAGCAAAGGAATATTCAGCGTCGGAGGTGTTCGCCTCCTGCCTTTCCCGGATCGAAGCCCTTGAGCCGGAACTGTCCGCCCTGCTTGCTCTCACCGCCGCCAGGGGACGGGAAGAAGCGGCCCGGGTGGACGGAATGATCGCCCGGGGCGACGATCCGGGGCCCCTTGCCGGAGTGCCCGTGGTCCTGAAGGACAACATGTGCCTCCGGGGAGTTCCGGCCACCTGTGCCAGCAGGATCCTCGAGGGATGGATACCCCCCTACGACGCGGGAGTAGCGGAACTGCTCGCCGGTGCCGGTGCCGTCTTTGCCGGAAAGGCCAACATGGACGAGTTTGCCATGGGAAGTTCCACGGAGTTCTCCGCCTTTCACCCCACGTCCAATCCCTGGGATATCGGCAGGGTCCCCGGGGGCAGCTCCGGGGGAAGCGCCGCCGCAGTGGCGGCCGGGTACGCCCCCCTGGCCCTGGGGAGTGATACCGGCGGGTCCATCCGTCAGCCCGCGTCCTACTGCGGCCTCTACGGCCTCAAGCCCACCTACGGCCTCGTGAGCCGGTGGGGCCTCGTGGCCTTCGCCTCGTCCCTCGACCAGATAGGCCCCTTCGCCCGCACCGTGGAGGACCTTGCCCTCCTGCTCTCGGTCATCGCCGCTCCCGACGCCCGGGACGGAACCTGCAGCCGCAGGGAGCGGCCGGACTACACGGCCCCCCCGGCCGCCGCCTCCCTCCGCGGCAAGAGGATCGCCGTGGTGAAGGAGCTGGATGCCATGCGGTCCTCCGTGGACCCCGAGGTACGCCGCGTCCTGGAGAACACCCTGAACCTCTGCCGGGAAGAGGGGGCGGAAATAGTGGAGGTCTCCCTTCCCGTCTCCCTCGAGTTCGGCCTGCCCTGCTACTACATCCTCGCCCCCGCCGAGGCGAGCTCGAACCTCGCCCGGTTCGACGGCGTCCGGTACGGTCTTTCCTGCAGGGAAGACGCCCTGCTCGACCTCTACCTGACCACCCGGGGGGCCGGCTTCGGCGCCGAGGTGAAGCGGAGGATTCTCACGGGGACCTACGTGCTCAGCTCGGGGTACTATGATGCCTACTATCTCACAGCCCAGAAAGTCCGCTCCCTCATGAAGGCCGAGTTCCGGAAGGCCTTCGAAGGGTGCGACCTCATCGCCCTCCCCACGGCTCCCACACCCGCCTTCAAAAAGGGCGAGATGGTGGACGACCCCGTCCGGATGTACCTGGCCGATGTGTTCACCCTGCCGGTGAACCTCGCCGAACTGCCGGCCCTGTCCCTCAACGGGGGATTCACCGGCGGAGAAAACCCCCTGCCCGTGGGTGTCCAGTTCATCGCTCCCCAGTGGGGCGAGCCCGAACTGCTGAACGCCGCGGCGGTCCTTGAGCGGGGCCTCGGAAAGGCGCCCATAGCGTCTCTCGGCACAGCGACGGAAGGAGGGAACGCCTCATGA
- the gatB gene encoding Asp-tRNA(Asn)/Glu-tRNA(Gln) amidotransferase subunit GatB, whose product MTFRYIPVIGLEIHVQLSTATKIFCPCSTDYIGAEPNTNVCPVCLGLPGSLPVLNKRAVELGVRAGLALSCAIRNHTVFHRKNYFYPDLPKAYQISQYDLPLAEGGEIFIPGDDGRPRRIRITRLHLEEDAGKLVHSAADGRLEGAALSFVDYNRGGVPLAEIVSEPDITSPGEAREYVARIRQTVRYLGVSDGDMERGSLRVDANVSVKKTDETSGEVLYWGERTEIKNMNSLRAVERALQYEIRRQTAVLAGGGALERETRHWNDGEGVTTSMRSKEAANDYRYFPDPDIPPIVVTEELLESTRNALPELPWAKERRFAEEYGLPEADAAFMAESLPVALYFEECVAGGASPLRAANWIRTEVFRVMNEKGLSMDAFPVKPSALAELVALVDGGKLSTTVAREVFACLAEGRSLKDALETAGASPGGLSAEEVEQMVDQVLLANGDVVEEIRSGGDPKGKKIKFLAGLVMRKARGQADAAAVSGILERRLGEER is encoded by the coding sequence ATGACTTTCCGGTACATCCCCGTCATCGGCCTGGAAATTCACGTGCAGCTTTCCACGGCCACGAAAATCTTCTGCCCGTGTTCCACGGACTACATCGGTGCCGAGCCCAACACCAACGTCTGCCCCGTGTGCCTCGGCCTCCCCGGGAGCCTTCCGGTGCTCAACAAAAGGGCGGTGGAACTGGGAGTCCGGGCCGGACTGGCCCTGTCCTGCGCCATCAGGAACCACACGGTCTTCCACCGGAAGAACTATTTCTACCCCGACCTGCCCAAGGCCTACCAGATCAGCCAGTACGACCTTCCCCTCGCCGAGGGGGGAGAGATCTTCATCCCCGGCGACGACGGCCGGCCCCGGCGGATCCGCATCACCAGGCTCCACCTCGAGGAAGACGCCGGAAAACTGGTTCACTCCGCCGCCGACGGACGCCTCGAAGGGGCGGCCCTTTCCTTCGTGGACTACAACCGGGGAGGCGTTCCCCTGGCGGAGATCGTCTCCGAACCCGACATCACCTCCCCCGGGGAGGCTCGGGAGTACGTGGCCCGTATCCGCCAGACCGTGCGCTACCTCGGCGTTTCCGACGGCGATATGGAACGGGGGTCACTCCGGGTGGACGCCAACGTGTCGGTGAAGAAGACCGACGAGACATCAGGAGAGGTACTGTACTGGGGAGAGCGGACTGAGATAAAAAACATGAACTCCCTGCGGGCCGTGGAACGGGCGCTGCAGTATGAAATCCGCCGCCAGACAGCGGTCCTCGCCGGAGGGGGCGCCCTGGAGAGGGAAACCCGGCACTGGAACGACGGCGAAGGGGTCACCACCTCCATGAGAAGCAAGGAGGCCGCCAACGACTACCGCTACTTCCCCGACCCCGACATCCCCCCCATCGTAGTGACGGAAGAGCTTCTGGAAAGCACCCGGAATGCCCTGCCGGAACTGCCCTGGGCCAAGGAGCGGCGGTTCGCGGAGGAGTACGGCCTTCCTGAGGCCGACGCCGCCTTCATGGCGGAGAGCCTTCCCGTGGCCCTGTACTTTGAAGAATGCGTCGCAGGCGGCGCATCGCCCCTGCGGGCGGCGAACTGGATCCGCACCGAGGTCTTCCGGGTGATGAACGAGAAGGGCCTCTCCATGGATGCCTTCCCGGTGAAGCCATCCGCCCTGGCGGAACTCGTCGCCCTGGTGGACGGAGGAAAGCTCTCCACCACGGTGGCCCGGGAGGTCTTCGCCTGCCTGGCGGAAGGGAGGTCCCTCAAGGACGCGCTCGAGACGGCCGGAGCTTCTCCCGGAGGCCTGTCCGCCGAAGAGGTGGAACAAATGGTCGACCAGGTCCTTCTGGCCAACGGAGACGTGGTGGAGGAAATCCGCTCCGGCGGGGACCCCAAGGGGAAGAAAATCAAGTTCCTCGCGGGCCTTGTCATGCGGAAGGCCAGGGGCCAGGCAGATGCCGCTGCGGTCTCCGGTATCCTCGAACGCCGTCTGGGAGAGGAACGCTAG
- the fusA gene encoding elongation factor G: MGTRQPENTRSIAIAAHGGAGKTSLVEAMLFDNGITSRLGKVEDGNTVSDFSQEEQKRQISINTSLITMERKGRQLFVLDTPGFADFVGEMRSAIRVADSLLIAVSGVSGIEVQTDKAWETGSEFNLPTAFYISKLDRENADFGKVLNDIRSDYSDKAVAAFLPVGAEASFKGVVDLLGNKAYMYETNGSGKFTEGDIPADMADEAAQARESLVEAIVEADDELMMRYLDGETIPVEELLPALRKAIASRTVLPVFPGSSTLNVGVHQILDFIADFFPSPLDSRSRPALKGQESVEIVPDPAGQFSAICFKVMVDPYVGKLSFIRVNSGNLTSDNTIFNVNKGEEERISAFKFMTGKEGKDVKEITVGDILAIPKLHSTQVGDSLSVKGSTVTFPPIDFPKPVYSVAIIAKSRADEDKLGNAIHKTLEEDPSLTFEKNPETNDSVLSGMGDMHIDIVLSRIKERYGVELDTKTPQVPYRETIRKTAEAQGKHKKQTGGHGQYGDVHVRYTPLERGEGFVFEDKIVGGAIPKGFIPAVEKGLREALVKGPLASFPVVDFKATLFFGSYHDVDSSEMAFKLAARLSFKKGILEANPVLLEPIMNVEVTVPEEYLGDVMGDFNGRRGRILGIDSKGHQQVVKAQCPLAEMFRYAIILRSMTSGRGTFTMEYDHYEDVPAEISKKVIAAHKQEDEEE, from the coding sequence ATGGGAACCCGTCAGCCTGAGAACACTCGCAGTATCGCAATAGCGGCCCACGGAGGGGCAGGTAAGACATCCCTCGTCGAGGCCATGCTTTTCGATAACGGCATCACGTCCAGACTGGGGAAGGTCGAGGACGGCAACACCGTAAGCGATTTCAGCCAGGAGGAACAGAAACGGCAAATCTCGATCAATACTTCCCTTATCACCATGGAGCGCAAGGGCAGACAGCTCTTCGTCCTCGACACCCCGGGATTCGCCGACTTCGTTGGAGAAATGCGGTCCGCCATCCGGGTGGCCGACTCGCTGCTCATCGCCGTGAGCGGTGTCAGCGGCATCGAAGTCCAGACCGACAAGGCCTGGGAAACGGGAAGTGAATTCAATCTTCCCACCGCGTTCTACATCTCCAAGCTTGACCGGGAAAACGCCGACTTCGGCAAGGTCCTGAACGATATCCGGTCCGACTACAGCGACAAGGCCGTGGCGGCCTTTCTGCCCGTCGGTGCGGAAGCCTCCTTCAAGGGAGTGGTGGACCTCCTCGGGAACAAGGCATATATGTATGAAACCAACGGCAGCGGCAAATTTACCGAGGGCGACATCCCCGCCGACATGGCCGACGAGGCCGCCCAGGCAAGGGAATCCCTCGTGGAAGCCATTGTCGAGGCCGACGACGAACTCATGATGCGCTACCTCGACGGCGAGACCATTCCCGTGGAGGAGCTCCTTCCCGCTCTCAGGAAGGCCATCGCTTCCCGCACTGTTCTGCCCGTCTTCCCCGGCTCATCTACCCTGAACGTGGGCGTTCACCAGATCCTCGACTTCATCGCCGACTTCTTCCCCTCGCCCCTGGACTCCAGGAGCCGCCCCGCCCTGAAGGGGCAGGAAAGCGTCGAGATCGTCCCCGATCCCGCAGGGCAGTTCTCGGCCATCTGCTTCAAGGTCATGGTGGACCCCTACGTAGGCAAGCTCTCCTTCATCCGGGTCAACTCCGGAAACCTCACGTCCGACAACACAATTTTCAACGTGAACAAGGGTGAAGAGGAACGGATCAGCGCCTTCAAGTTCATGACCGGCAAAGAGGGCAAGGACGTCAAGGAGATCACCGTGGGCGACATCCTCGCCATTCCCAAGCTCCACAGCACCCAGGTGGGGGACAGCCTTTCCGTGAAGGGCTCCACCGTCACCTTCCCGCCCATCGACTTCCCGAAGCCTGTCTACAGCGTGGCCATCATCGCCAAGAGCCGGGCCGACGAAGACAAGCTGGGCAACGCCATCCACAAGACCCTTGAGGAAGACCCCAGCCTCACCTTCGAAAAAAATCCCGAGACCAACGACAGCGTTCTCTCCGGAATGGGCGACATGCACATCGACATCGTCCTTTCCCGCATCAAGGAGCGTTACGGCGTGGAGCTTGACACGAAGACCCCCCAGGTTCCCTACCGGGAGACCATCCGGAAGACCGCCGAAGCCCAGGGCAAGCACAAGAAACAGACGGGCGGCCACGGCCAGTACGGCGACGTCCACGTCCGGTACACTCCCCTCGAGCGGGGAGAGGGCTTTGTCTTTGAGGATAAAATTGTCGGCGGCGCCATCCCCAAGGGATTCATTCCCGCCGTCGAGAAGGGCCTTCGGGAAGCCCTCGTCAAGGGCCCCCTTGCCAGTTTCCCCGTGGTGGACTTCAAGGCCACCCTCTTCTTCGGCTCCTACCATGACGTGGACAGCTCGGAAATGGCCTTCAAGCTCGCTGCGCGGCTGTCCTTCAAGAAGGGCATTCTCGAGGCGAACCCTGTGCTCCTGGAACCCATCATGAACGTGGAAGTCACCGTTCCCGAGGAGTATCTCGGCGACGTCATGGGCGACTTCAACGGACGGAGAGGACGGATCCTCGGCATCGACAGCAAGGGACACCAGCAGGTAGTCAAGGCACAGTGCCCTCTCGCGGAGATGTTCCGCTACGCCATCATCCTCCGCTCCATGACCTCCGGCCGGGGAACCTTCACCATGGAATACGACCACTATGAGGACGTCCCCGCCGAGATCTCGAAGAAGGTCATCGCGGCCCACAAGCAGGAGGACGAAGAGGAATAG
- a CDS encoding FAD-binding protein, with protein sequence MKKKIIVVGAGGAGLTAAVAAAKKGAEVLLLSKTACGDANCTAYSGGLFSLSSGTVTPDDHFRRIVETGRGVNDQKLVRVLAEESEKSLRTLADWGVTLKISDSGHATVRKSAPSEIMGGGGLTRELTAIARAEGVSILENCAAMKILVGERGAEGLEWVNWKTGKQYRSPASAVILASGGGGRIYSRTDNPSRMTGDGYALALEAGLSLVDMEYVQFYPLGWKDSAFPLWMVGLTILDYIPVTDDIGREFLREAILSWGLSSGKEANYFARDKSAIFLSRHERQGGKTLLHLEDLGEEMLTIPDVRVSLMIDLPPERRTGPVELSPIQHYFTGGIPIDTGGRTALPGLYACGEVTGGVDGASRMGGNALTNIVTFGLRAGRFAAEEAAEGSTGDIAEIRAELSFLAPEGGIRPREARERLQAIVQEGLGPCRSGEGLRRCLSAMEEWKGSFPPLKAEGPMDLLHALEMKGLSCTAEAVAHAALLREESRGVHFRDDFPEEREEWVSRILVSAEKGKLKATREN encoded by the coding sequence ATGAAGAAAAAAATCATCGTCGTCGGGGCGGGAGGAGCAGGCCTTACCGCCGCGGTCGCGGCGGCCAAAAAAGGCGCAGAAGTCCTGCTGCTCTCCAAGACAGCGTGCGGAGATGCGAACTGTACCGCCTATTCCGGGGGCCTCTTTTCTCTCTCATCCGGAACGGTGACCCCGGATGACCACTTCCGGCGGATTGTTGAGACAGGCCGGGGGGTGAACGACCAGAAGCTTGTCCGGGTGCTGGCCGAAGAATCGGAAAAAAGTCTGCGGACCCTGGCGGACTGGGGCGTCACTCTGAAGATCAGCGACTCGGGGCATGCCACAGTGCGGAAATCGGCCCCGTCGGAGATCATGGGCGGGGGAGGACTGACCAGGGAACTTACCGCCATCGCGAGGGCGGAAGGAGTCTCCATCCTCGAAAACTGTGCCGCGATGAAAATTCTCGTTGGGGAGAGAGGGGCGGAAGGACTGGAGTGGGTGAACTGGAAAACGGGGAAACAGTACCGGTCACCGGCATCCGCCGTCATTCTCGCCTCCGGCGGGGGAGGCAGAATCTATTCCCGGACGGACAACCCCTCACGGATGACCGGCGACGGATACGCCCTTGCCCTCGAAGCGGGGCTCAGTCTCGTAGACATGGAATATGTTCAGTTCTACCCCCTGGGCTGGAAAGACTCCGCCTTCCCCCTGTGGATGGTGGGGCTCACCATCCTGGACTACATTCCCGTCACCGACGACATCGGCAGGGAATTTCTCCGGGAGGCCATTCTTTCCTGGGGGCTCTCCTCGGGGAAGGAGGCGAACTACTTCGCAAGGGACAAAAGCGCCATCTTTCTCTCCCGCCACGAGCGGCAGGGAGGAAAGACCCTGCTTCACCTGGAGGACTTGGGGGAAGAGATGCTGACCATTCCTGATGTACGGGTATCCCTCATGATTGACCTTCCCCCGGAGCGCCGGACCGGGCCGGTGGAGCTTTCACCCATCCAGCACTATTTCACTGGAGGAATACCCATCGACACCGGGGGACGGACCGCCCTTCCGGGGCTGTACGCCTGCGGAGAGGTGACCGGAGGCGTGGACGGTGCCAGCCGCATGGGAGGCAACGCCCTGACGAACATCGTCACCTTCGGCCTCCGGGCCGGCAGATTCGCGGCAGAAGAGGCGGCGGAAGGCAGCACCGGGGACATTGCGGAAATCCGTGCTGAACTGTCCTTCCTCGCCCCCGAAGGGGGTATCCGCCCCCGGGAGGCCAGGGAGCGGCTTCAGGCTATCGTCCAGGAAGGGCTGGGCCCCTGCAGGAGCGGCGAAGGTCTCCGCCGTTGCCTATCAGCCATGGAGGAATGGAAAGGCTCATTCCCGCCCCTGAAGGCGGAAGGTCCCATGGATCTCCTCCATGCCCTGGAGATGAAGGGCCTCTCCTGTACAGCCGAGGCGGTGGCCCATGCAGCCCTTCTCCGGGAGGAAAGCCGGGGCGTCCACTTCCGGGACGATTTTCCGGAGGAGCGGGAGGAATGGGTGTCCCGGATCCTGGTCTCCGCCGAAAAAGGGAAGCTCAAAGCAACGAGGGAAAACTAA
- a CDS encoding ABC transporter substrate-binding protein, whose product MKRYGLSFAVAILLAFGAAACAAPSGEPIKIGYLATLTGDGSTWGQHERDGALLAVKELNEAGGVLGRPLELIYYDVRGRQEDAIQAARRLVHEDKVVAIGGTNYSGLNIATASVVTAAGVPQIGTASTNPAVTVDPKTGQVRPFTFRMSYTDPYQGKVMADYLINRLGVKSAAVITDVGSDYSEGLKEFFTARFAELKGDLKGVWGFRGGDVDFRAQLTEMKATGAEAVALPILYKEMGLIMKQAAELDWKPIFIGGDGFSPSMHEIAGDAMEGSYWVYSMDLTNPQLVLLLSRFEKEYGRPAAEPSNVANSYDLITWVAEAIKKAGKADPVAVRDAMENTKDLRLVHFTLTVDKETHNPLNKPAAMMIWKDRSFNFLEMWAPQDTF is encoded by the coding sequence ATGAAACGATATGGTCTGTCTTTTGCAGTTGCGATACTCCTCGCCTTCGGCGCCGCGGCCTGTGCGGCTCCGTCGGGCGAACCCATCAAGATCGGCTACCTGGCCACGCTCACCGGCGACGGCTCAACCTGGGGACAGCATGAACGGGACGGAGCCCTTCTCGCCGTGAAGGAACTGAACGAGGCCGGCGGAGTGCTCGGACGCCCCCTTGAGCTGATCTATTACGACGTGCGCGGACGGCAGGAGGATGCCATCCAGGCGGCACGGCGGCTTGTCCACGAGGACAAGGTGGTGGCCATCGGCGGCACCAACTACAGCGGTCTGAACATCGCCACCGCCTCGGTGGTCACCGCCGCCGGAGTCCCCCAGATCGGTACGGCGAGCACCAACCCAGCCGTGACGGTGGACCCGAAGACAGGGCAGGTACGTCCGTTCACCTTCCGCATGAGCTACACCGACCCCTACCAGGGCAAGGTCATGGCGGACTACCTCATCAACAGGCTGGGGGTCAAGAGCGCTGCGGTCATCACCGACGTGGGCAGCGACTACTCCGAAGGCCTGAAAGAATTCTTCACGGCCCGGTTCGCTGAGCTCAAGGGCGACCTGAAGGGAGTCTGGGGATTCCGGGGCGGCGACGTGGATTTCCGGGCTCAGCTCACGGAGATGAAGGCGACGGGAGCTGAAGCCGTGGCCCTTCCCATCCTCTACAAGGAGATGGGGCTCATAATGAAGCAGGCCGCCGAACTGGACTGGAAGCCCATTTTCATCGGAGGGGACGGCTTCAGCCCCAGCATGCACGAAATAGCCGGAGACGCCATGGAGGGGAGCTACTGGGTCTACAGCATGGACCTGACCAACCCGCAGCTGGTTCTCCTGCTCTCCCGGTTCGAGAAGGAATACGGCAGGCCCGCCGCCGAGCCCTCGAACGTGGCAAACTCCTACGACCTCATCACCTGGGTGGCCGAGGCGATCAAGAAGGCGGGAAAAGCGGATCCCGTGGCGGTCAGGGATGCCATGGAAAACACGAAAGACCTTCGCCTCGTCCATTTTACCCTTACGGTGGACAAGGAGACCCACAATCCGCTGAACAAGCCCGCGGCCATGATGATCTGGAAGGACAGGAGCTTCAACTTCCTCGAGATGTGGGCTCCCCAGGACACGTTCTAA